The genomic region GAGTTCAAGGACTTTCGAAAGAGACATGGCCTGACCCAGAGTGAGTTCAGCAGGTTGCTTGGCTGGGGTCAGGTAACCCTCAATCGGTACGAGAACGGGGCATTGCAGGACGAGGCCCATGACAAGGAAGCCCGACTCGCGATGGACCCTCGGAACCTGATCAATCTAGTAGAGAAGACGCCGTCCGCGCTCAGCGACCGGAAAAGGGAGCTGTTTCTCGAGAACCTCAGGAGAGAAGAAGAGGAGACGTTCTCCTTCGAGAGGATCTTCGAGGAGCGCTTCGGGAAGTACGAGGCGAACGAATTGAGCGGCTACAGGCATCTCGACGTGTCGAGGGTTCTGAACGCGATACTCTTTTTCTGCAAGGGGGGGGATTTCAAAACGAAGGTGAACAAGCTCCTCTTCTATGCCGATTTCAGTCACTTCAGGGAAAAGACCACATCAATAACGGGAGCCCGCTATGCGCATGCCACACATGGCCCCGTGCCTGACAACTACGAACGCTATTTCGCTGAACTCATCGGAAACAATTCACTGAAAGTCGAAGAAGTGCCCTGCGGATCGGACCATATAGCGGAGAAACTCATAACGATCAGGACCCCCGACCTGTTCTCATGGTTTTCCGAGAATGAAGTCAAGACACTGATCACGGTCAAGGAGTTCTTCAAGGATTACACTGCGACGGCAATACGGGATTTCTCCCACAAGGAGAAAGGATACCAGGAAACAGCGGACGGCCAGTGTATTTCGTATGGATATTCTGACGCCCTACAGATTCCGTGAGTGGAGACAGGTCCTGGGGGGGGGCGGAAAAGACGAAAAGACTCTATCTCTCGCCCGCTTCGCTCAAGACCGCAGAGGGCACAGAGAAATGCATAAAAGATTGCGGCCAGATTTCGGAGCCTACCAAAATCTGATCCTGGGAGGCTTCGGGATCAGGCGGCGTCCTTTCTCTGCGATCTCTGCGGACTTGATCCCGTCTGCGACGGGAGGGCGAGAGGCAAGTCTTTGATACTCTTTATCCCGTCGGACGTGTTTGTGATTTGCAGGAAGTGAACGTCGGAGGTGGGTGAATGGTTGGTGCTATTGCGGGTGATATTGTTGGGTCGGTGTATGAGGCGCATCCTATCAAGACGAAGGATTTTCCGCTTTTCCATCCCCGGTGCCGTTTCACCGATGACTCCGTTCTTACCATCGCGGTAGCTGAGGCCATCATGACGTACGGGGACTACCGCCGCTCAGTGTGGGAGCTGGGCCGCCGGTATCCGCACGCGGGGTACGGCGGCGACTTCAGGCGCTGGCTCAGCTCCAGTTCCCCCGAACCATACAACAGCTGGGGCAACGGCTCCGCCATGCGGGTAAGTCCCGTGGGGTGGGCATTCGATAGCGTCGACGAGGTCCTCACCGAAGCCGCCCGCACGGCGGAAATATCCCACAACCACCCCGAAGGCATCAAAGGCGCAGAGGCCGCGGCGCTGGCCGTGTTCCTGGCCAGAACAACGGGGGACAAAGAGCTCATCAAGAAGGAAATAACCGAACGATTCGGCTACGATCTCAACCGCACGGTGGATGGCATCCGCCCGTCGTACAGCTTCGACGTATCGTGCCAAGGGACAGTACCGGAAGCCATCATCTCCTTCGTGAGCGCCGACAACTACGAAGACGCCATCCGCAACGCCATTTCTCTTGGGGGTGATAGCGACACGCTCGCCTGCATCACGGGCGCCATCGCCGAAGCGTATTACGGTCCGGTTGGGCAGGAGGTCTTTGACAAGGTGAAGGCGGTTTTGCCGGGGGAGCTGTGGGGGGTTGTGGAACGGTTTTGCGGGGAATACGGGCCGACGTATTTGTAGGAAGACTGAAGACTGGAAGAATTATCTCACGTCCGCTTTGCTCGAGGGTGTGGAGGACACGAAGAGACGAAATAAAAGATCCCGGTCTGATGATTCCGGAGCCCACCAGAATCAGGCCGCCTTCGCATCCCGTCTGCGACGGTAGGGAGAGACGCCATAAGGAGACAGTTTTCCTGGAAGGAGAGTAAGCGCTGACGAGCATTGTTTTGGCAGTACCTATCATCATTCCTGGACTGCCATTGCCAACGGCACAGAGAACACGGGAGAATGTGAAAATCAGAAGGGCCCAAAGTCCCCTGCGCCCAGCGGATCTAATCGATCTTCATGAGTTTTTCTCCAAGAACAATGGCCACGGCGTGGGTTCTGTTTTCGGCATCGAGTTTTTTCATAATGTTGTCTATGTGAAACTTTATTGTTCTCTCGCTGACCTCGAGGATTGCAGCAATATCCTTTGTGCTCTTTCCACTCATCAAGCAACGAAGCATCTCTCGCTCCCGTACAGAGAGCGGAGGGAATTGCGCAGATGCTTTCTTCATAATGCCATGTACCCTCCCTCAGACGCATAACAATGAAACGAGGTTGCGGGGTGTTCTGGCTTCTCCTTTCAGGACATGTGTACCGGTATATGCTAATCGGCTTACGGCATCCAGACAACTGTCCGAAAGTACGGGTGAGGGAGACGCGTTTCAAGAAGTCACCCCTTTTCTCGAGAACACATTCTGAGCTGATCAAATGAAGTGCGGTTTTCTTCCACGCTGGTCCTATGGGTTAGTTGCCTGCCCGACAACTCTGCTCGACAACTAGTCAATTTGCTTGAACATATTCCGGAAATGGCTTAGAATTTTCTCACTCGATCGTGAAAATACAGGACCTGACAAAGAATGAAGCAGTCTCTTTGCTCGAATTGATACATGATGCCACACGATGCACTCAGGACAACGAGATCGAGATTCTCATTGGAAAACTGAATCGGCTTGTACCTTTTGAGAAAGCGGGTGCCATGCTGGGAAGGGTTAACCTGGCGGGCAAGATTACGGCCGTGAGCGTCAACCACAACTACCCGGACCAATTTGTAGATGAATATGTCAAGCAGAGGTTCCATGAAATTGACCCCTATGTAAAGGATAGCTTTGGAGTCTATGACCTGCAGTATTGGTCGGATATACTCAAGCGTTACGTTGAGCCCCGTGAACTCTACAAGGGGGCGTTTGGATTGTGTCGGGATTTCGGTCTTGATGCTACGTGGGAGGGCAAGGGATACAGTTGTGGCATAAAGAACCTG from Syntrophorhabdus sp. harbors:
- a CDS encoding DUF4065 domain-containing protein is translated as MRIICPYCEDVKDVEVVNATEEIKVKGERIEVPVTYYKCSACGETFDDPKAGGDPLEKAYTEYRSRHGMLQPWEFKDFRKRHGLTQSEFSRLLGWGQVTLNRYENGALQDEAHDKEARLAMDPRNLINLVEKTPSALSDRKRELFLENLRREEEETFSFERIFEERFGKYEANELSGYRHLDVSRVLNAILFFCKGGDFKTKVNKLLFYADFSHFREKTTSITGARYAHATHGPVPDNYERYFAELIGNNSLKVEEVPCGSDHIAEKLITIRTPDLFSWFSENEVKTLITVKEFFKDYTATAIRDFSHKEKGYQETADGQCISYGYSDALQIP
- a CDS encoding ADP-ribosylglycohydrolase family protein translates to MVGAIAGDIVGSVYEAHPIKTKDFPLFHPRCRFTDDSVLTIAVAEAIMTYGDYRRSVWELGRRYPHAGYGGDFRRWLSSSSPEPYNSWGNGSAMRVSPVGWAFDSVDEVLTEAARTAEISHNHPEGIKGAEAAALAVFLARTTGDKELIKKEITERFGYDLNRTVDGIRPSYSFDVSCQGTVPEAIISFVSADNYEDAIRNAISLGGDSDTLACITGAIAEAYYGPVGQEVFDKVKAVLPGELWGVVERFCGEYGPTYL
- a CDS encoding helix-turn-helix transcriptional regulator, whose product is MKKASAQFPPLSVREREMLRCLMSGKSTKDIAAILEVSERTIKFHIDNIMKKLDAENRTHAVAIVLGEKLMKID